In Reichenbachiella agarivorans, one genomic interval encodes:
- a CDS encoding rhodanese-like domain-containing protein, whose translation MKTIYTIFIALLFMLSCAGHKVETISAKEFQEKYKTQSEAVLLDLRTSEEISEGMIEGATQLDFHNPEFNDELLELDRSKTYFVYCAAGGRSGRTAQIMRENGFTSVYDLDGGISNWKESGLPVVMNIKDTTGN comes from the coding sequence ATGAAAACCATCTATACTATTTTTATAGCACTTCTATTTATGCTGTCCTGTGCTGGACACAAAGTAGAAACCATCTCAGCCAAAGAATTTCAGGAAAAATACAAAACTCAATCAGAAGCAGTACTCTTGGATCTTCGGACCAGCGAAGAAATCAGCGAAGGAATGATCGAAGGGGCAACTCAACTTGATTTTCACAATCCCGAATTCAATGATGAGTTGCTTGAATTGGATAGGTCGAAGACCTATTTTGTGTATTGTGCTGCTGGTGGCAGAAGTGGTCGTACAGCCCAAATCATGAGAGAAAATGGCTTTACCTCTGTTTATGATCTGGATGGAGGCATCTCCAACTGGAAAGAATCGGGACTACCGGTGGTCATGAACATCAAGGATACAACAGGTAATTGA
- a CDS encoding exo-beta-N-acetylmuramidase NamZ family protein yields MNAHDNMKKYYLMIGLFLLCFPLNSCSAQQKSTDKIVLGAEQIDKYLPLLQNKKVGLLVNHTSYVNQTHLVDTLLSLGIRVEKIFAPEHGFRGNQGNGELVKDDRDEKTGLRVISLYGKNKKASPEQLAGLDAVIYDIQDVGARFYTYISSMHYMMEACAENDVQFIILDRPNPNGHYVDGPVLQPGFESFVGMHPIPIVYGMTAGELAQMILGEQWLSTKKTLNIEIIPLQNWTHDLGYSLPIAPSPNLPNDQAINLYPSLCLFEGTKISLGRGTPDPFQVYGYPGDSSLGTFSFQPVSMPGYSLHPPHENSICYGTDLRSAPRLTSINLSYLIDMYQKTPEGFFNSFFSKLAGNNQLEEQIKAGQTESEIKQSWAKELDDFKTKRLNYLLYP; encoded by the coding sequence ATGAACGCACATGACAATATGAAGAAATACTATTTGATGATTGGGCTCTTTCTGCTGTGCTTTCCTCTCAACTCATGCAGCGCTCAGCAAAAATCGACTGACAAAATAGTGTTGGGTGCTGAGCAAATTGACAAGTACCTGCCCCTATTGCAGAACAAGAAGGTTGGATTGCTCGTCAATCATACCTCCTATGTCAACCAGACTCACCTTGTGGATACTCTCCTATCATTAGGCATTCGGGTAGAAAAGATATTTGCTCCAGAGCATGGGTTCAGAGGCAACCAAGGCAATGGCGAGCTGGTCAAAGATGACCGAGATGAAAAAACAGGTTTGCGTGTGATTTCTCTCTATGGCAAAAACAAAAAAGCGAGTCCTGAACAGCTCGCTGGACTCGACGCTGTAATCTATGACATACAGGATGTGGGTGCTCGGTTCTACACCTACATCAGTAGCATGCACTATATGATGGAAGCCTGCGCTGAGAATGATGTGCAATTCATCATCTTGGACAGACCCAACCCCAACGGGCACTATGTGGATGGTCCAGTGCTTCAACCAGGATTTGAATCCTTCGTGGGCATGCATCCGATTCCTATAGTATATGGGATGACAGCTGGAGAACTTGCCCAAATGATCCTTGGGGAACAATGGCTGAGTACGAAAAAAACGCTCAATATCGAGATTATCCCTCTCCAAAACTGGACGCATGACCTAGGATACAGCCTACCGATTGCTCCCTCTCCTAATCTACCCAATGACCAGGCAATCAACCTCTACCCTAGTCTTTGTCTTTTTGAAGGTACCAAAATCAGTCTCGGCAGAGGAACTCCTGACCCCTTTCAGGTATATGGATATCCTGGAGACAGCAGTTTGGGGACTTTTAGTTTCCAACCAGTCAGCATGCCGGGCTATTCTTTGCATCCTCCCCACGAAAATTCAATATGCTACGGCACAGACTTACGATCTGCCCCAAGATTAACAAGCATCAACCTGAGCTACCTTATTGACATGTATCAAAAAACCCCAGAAGGCTTTTTTAATTCATTTTTTAGCAAACTTGCTGGTAATAATCAACTAGAAGAACAGATCAAAGCTGGTCAAACGGAGTCTGAAATCAAGCAAAGTTGGGCAAAAGAATTAGATGACTTTAAGACGAAAAGGCTCAATTACCTGTTGTATCCTTGA
- a CDS encoding ABC transporter permease produces the protein MNFPYFISGRLSKDVNSSFTSIISKLAVVSITLSLSAMILAYFILGGFQKTVRDKIYNFKGHLEITKYTLGSSFDDNFIRVDTDFIEGLHHYEFVDHTQSFAYKAGMLKTQEEVEGVGLKGVSHDFDTLRFKENMVEGRFIAFTDSAYSKEVVLSRRIANKLRLHVGDKVTVYFVQNPPKFRRLEIVGLYETGLEEIDKSMVLADIDLIRRLNNWDDTQVGGVEIFVKDGYDMDQAEETMYADLDSYLYVDKVKEKYMQIFDWLDLLSQNVSVFLILILVVACFNMVSILLILIMERTYMIGVFQAIGATRQQIKRVFLYNGMRLVLQGLLFGNGAALLFAFVQDRFHLIPLDPVNYYMSFVPIQWNFEALIYLNALTFVIVLLALRIPLMVITKVNPVTALKFD, from the coding sequence TTGAACTTTCCCTATTTCATATCTGGAAGATTATCTAAGGATGTCAATTCATCGTTTACCAGTATTATTTCAAAATTAGCAGTAGTTAGCATCACTTTGAGTCTTTCTGCTATGATTTTGGCTTATTTTATACTTGGAGGTTTTCAAAAGACGGTCAGAGATAAAATATACAATTTCAAAGGTCATCTTGAAATCACCAAATATACTTTGGGTTCTTCATTTGATGATAATTTTATCAGAGTAGACACGGATTTTATAGAGGGGCTGCATCACTACGAATTTGTGGATCACACCCAGTCCTTTGCCTACAAAGCAGGGATGCTCAAGACCCAAGAGGAAGTAGAAGGAGTGGGACTCAAGGGAGTGAGTCATGACTTTGATACATTGAGATTCAAAGAGAATATGGTAGAAGGCAGATTTATAGCTTTTACCGATTCTGCATATTCCAAAGAAGTAGTACTGAGTAGACGCATCGCTAACAAACTCAGGCTGCACGTAGGAGACAAGGTGACGGTTTATTTCGTCCAAAATCCTCCTAAATTTAGAAGGTTGGAAATCGTAGGTTTGTATGAGACGGGGTTGGAAGAAATAGACAAATCCATGGTGCTGGCTGATATTGATTTGATCAGAAGGTTGAACAATTGGGATGATACCCAAGTCGGAGGTGTGGAGATATTTGTCAAGGATGGGTATGATATGGATCAAGCAGAGGAGACCATGTATGCTGATCTAGATTCATACTTATATGTAGACAAGGTAAAAGAAAAGTACATGCAGATATTTGATTGGTTGGATTTGCTTAGTCAAAATGTATCTGTTTTTCTCATTTTGATACTCGTCGTGGCGTGTTTCAACATGGTGTCTATCTTACTGATTCTCATTATGGAGCGAACCTATATGATAGGTGTATTCCAGGCGATAGGAGCGACACGTCAACAGATCAAAAGGGTATTCTTATACAATGGAATGCGTTTGGTTTTGCAGGGTTTGTTGTTTGGCAATGGTGCAGCACTTTTGTTTGCTTTTGTCCAAGATCGCTTTCATTTGATTCCGTTGGATCCGGTCAATTATTACATGAGCTTTGTCCCTATCCAATGGAATTTTGAGGCACTGATTTATTTGAATGCCTTGACTTTTGTGATTGTTTTGTTGGCCTTGCGTATCCCGCTGATGGTGATTACCAAAGTCAACCCAGTCACTGCGTTGAAATTCGATTGA
- a CDS encoding RNA polymerase sigma-70 factor → MQISEEDILGRIASDDQGAFEQIFRLYYKDLSRYCLKYVRDEHVAEELVQEVFINIWDRRYSLKINTSVKAYLFTAVRNRSFNYIKLQIPKEQRKVDVDGMVDLSGSLSENREEELEFEELQVYVQNAIDSLPPKCQLIFNLSRNAGMSYKEIAEELDLSVKTVENQVGLALKKLRVQLHPIWDKVFVMIVLNFL, encoded by the coding sequence GTGCAAATATCAGAAGAAGACATATTAGGGCGAATAGCGAGTGATGATCAAGGCGCCTTTGAGCAGATATTCAGGTTGTATTACAAGGATCTTTCTAGATACTGTCTCAAATATGTCAGAGATGAACATGTGGCAGAAGAATTGGTACAAGAGGTCTTTATCAATATCTGGGATCGTCGCTATTCACTGAAGATCAATACTTCAGTCAAGGCCTACCTATTTACGGCTGTTCGAAACCGCTCCTTTAATTATATCAAGCTTCAGATTCCCAAAGAGCAAAGGAAGGTAGATGTGGACGGAATGGTTGATCTGAGCGGTTCTTTGTCTGAAAACAGAGAAGAAGAGTTAGAGTTTGAGGAATTGCAAGTTTATGTGCAAAATGCTATCGACTCATTGCCTCCCAAATGCCAGCTGATCTTTAATCTGAGCCGCAACGCTGGCATGAGTTACAAAGAGATAGCAGAAGAATTGGACTTGTCAGTTAAAACAGTGGAAAATCAAGTGGGATTGGCTTTGAAAAAATTGAGGGTACAGCTTCATCCTATTTGGGACAAAGTATTCGTTATGATAGTCTTAAATTTTTTGTGA
- a CDS encoding FecR family protein translates to MMESMQNIELKIQQYLSGELSQEEKAEVLDWANSSEANQAMLDKYSKLYDLSVVDCDSFHPDVDKAWCLVQSKLVPKAKQFFLFSPTVYKIAAAVVMAVGLAFFSVSYFLQPNLIALKTGEGEVIQVVLPDGTEVIVNEKSSFKYPEEFGEGSRKVYLYGQAFFNVARDEAHSFKIIGLSTVTEVLGTSFDLIAKRTYNHINVVSGQVSFKSKETNKKVVLSMDERAVYTESKMEVFQGLDNSTLAWRLGELNFQSAPLAQVAAVLEKHYNVKIRLEGNIGACLITSKFQGKTIEEVLSILKLIANIESSQEGNLLILSGPSC, encoded by the coding sequence ATGATGGAAAGTATGCAAAATATCGAGCTGAAAATACAGCAATATCTGAGCGGAGAGTTATCCCAGGAGGAGAAGGCAGAAGTGTTGGATTGGGCAAATTCGTCTGAAGCTAATCAAGCCATGCTTGATAAATACAGCAAACTCTATGATCTATCAGTGGTGGATTGTGATTCGTTCCATCCTGATGTCGACAAGGCTTGGTGTTTGGTACAAAGCAAGTTAGTCCCCAAAGCGAAACAATTTTTCTTGTTTTCCCCAACAGTGTACAAGATTGCCGCTGCGGTGGTAATGGCAGTGGGTCTTGCTTTCTTTTCGGTTTCGTATTTTCTACAACCCAATTTGATAGCACTCAAAACTGGAGAAGGGGAAGTGATTCAGGTAGTGTTGCCAGATGGTACAGAAGTAATTGTCAATGAAAAGTCTTCCTTTAAATACCCTGAAGAGTTTGGAGAGGGGTCTAGGAAAGTTTACTTGTATGGGCAAGCGTTTTTCAATGTGGCAAGAGATGAAGCACACAGTTTTAAAATTATTGGATTGTCTACAGTTACGGAAGTATTGGGGACCTCATTTGATTTGATAGCCAAAAGAACATACAATCATATTAATGTTGTGTCAGGTCAGGTATCTTTTAAATCCAAGGAGACGAACAAGAAAGTGGTCTTGTCTATGGATGAAAGAGCCGTATATACTGAATCTAAAATGGAAGTCTTTCAAGGACTTGATAATAGTACCTTAGCATGGAGATTAGGAGAGCTAAACTTTCAAAGTGCTCCTTTGGCACAGGTTGCTGCAGTTTTAGAAAAGCACTACAATGTCAAAATTAGGTTGGAAGGCAATATTGGAGCCTGCTTGATCACTTCCAAATTTCAAGGGAAAACCATAGAAGAAGTATTGTCAATTCTAAAACTAATAGCCAACATAGAATCGTCTCAAGAGGGAAATTTATTGATTCTTTCTGGACCAAGCTGCTAA
- a CDS encoding TonB-dependent receptor, translated as MRTLLERVLPAHNISISYHDNIVPLDKSIVFDSKITRLKFILTKICENENLNYEVVNDQIVLKYYERPKSEYKYTIDGVIKDIESGEILIGASVYIKEIASGVSSNAYGYYSLTLPRGKYEVEVRYIGYETKYFSIDMFKNVNNDIELKPQSIEMESLQIDERNPMDIKAHSILSSTNRIDMEMAERIPYLGEVDVFQGSLLLPGITNIGEGVSGVNVRGGSSDQNLVMLDEAVLYSSNHFFGLISVFNPDAVSDVEILKGDFPAKYGGRNSSVMHVRQKEGNENDFHVSGGLGLITSRLMVEGPALDQKLTYLFSARSTFWDLILRNLSDPLFNDIRANFQDVNGKFKYNINSNNKVYLSGYWGADATKYGTDALQKWGNSISSLRWNHIWKNKHFFNTTFYHSGYRYSVIETQEFRDYEGRATINDYALKMDVTSYLNPRNILDWGVSAIWHDLLPGELVSGSLDTSGDDVSLPDERGLESAIYVSSENRIGSRLTSSLGFRLTNFRNQGASDVYVYQENQPKSHATIVDTLRANTKENVKSYWRLLPRGTLKFQLGENSSTKLSYTSSIQYMHLLSNTTSPSSSDAWVMSGYNILPTFMQQYTTGIYRYFPLIDMNASVELYYRNSEDVVEYKNGANLVFNQTVETELIYGSERAYGVEFFVKKTFGRWTGWAGYTLSKVERKFENKFEELEINEGNYYPSDYDRTHDFALTVVFEMNKRWSISSNFVYYTGRPYSFPDSKYEIDGILVPNYPDRNHDRLSNYHRLDLAATYQISPYKKSGEKRKYESDLVFSVYNLYGRKNTQAYFFTADEDNPNQSSTQKLSVLAFPVPSITYNFRF; from the coding sequence GTGAGGACATTGTTGGAAAGGGTACTCCCTGCACATAACATATCGATTTCCTATCACGACAACATTGTCCCGCTGGACAAGTCAATCGTATTTGACTCCAAAATCACTAGGTTGAAATTCATCTTAACCAAGATCTGTGAGAATGAAAATTTGAATTATGAAGTTGTCAATGATCAGATTGTTTTAAAGTATTATGAACGACCTAAGAGCGAATACAAATACACGATCGATGGGGTCATCAAAGACATCGAATCTGGTGAGATACTGATCGGGGCATCGGTATATATCAAAGAAATAGCCTCGGGAGTATCCTCCAACGCCTACGGATATTATTCATTGACCTTGCCTAGAGGTAAATATGAGGTAGAAGTGCGGTACATAGGTTATGAAACGAAGTATTTCAGTATCGACATGTTCAAGAATGTCAACAATGACATAGAACTCAAACCTCAATCCATAGAAATGGAAAGTTTGCAAATCGATGAAAGAAATCCGATGGATATCAAGGCTCATAGCATTTTGTCAAGCACCAATCGGATAGATATGGAGATGGCTGAGCGAATACCCTATTTGGGAGAGGTAGATGTTTTTCAAGGATCATTGCTGTTGCCAGGTATTACCAATATAGGTGAAGGCGTGTCAGGAGTGAATGTGAGAGGAGGTAGCTCGGATCAAAATTTGGTCATGTTGGACGAGGCAGTGCTATACAGTTCCAATCATTTTTTTGGATTGATTTCAGTTTTTAATCCAGATGCTGTCAGTGATGTGGAGATTTTGAAAGGGGATTTCCCAGCCAAATATGGAGGAAGAAACTCTTCGGTCATGCACGTACGTCAAAAAGAAGGGAATGAGAATGATTTTCACGTTTCTGGAGGTTTGGGATTGATTACTAGCAGATTGATGGTAGAAGGTCCAGCCTTGGATCAAAAACTTACTTATTTGTTTTCAGCACGGAGTACTTTTTGGGACTTGATATTGAGGAATCTTAGTGACCCATTGTTCAATGACATCAGAGCTAATTTTCAAGATGTGAACGGAAAATTTAAGTACAACATCAATTCAAACAACAAAGTCTATTTGTCTGGCTATTGGGGAGCAGATGCGACCAAGTATGGTACCGATGCTTTGCAGAAGTGGGGCAATTCAATTTCATCGTTGAGATGGAATCATATATGGAAGAACAAGCATTTTTTTAATACAACCTTTTATCACAGTGGCTATCGCTACAGTGTCATCGAAACTCAGGAATTTAGAGATTATGAAGGACGAGCCACGATCAATGATTATGCTTTGAAAATGGATGTGACTAGCTATCTTAACCCTAGAAATATACTAGACTGGGGAGTGAGTGCGATATGGCATGATTTGTTGCCTGGTGAATTGGTCTCAGGTAGTTTGGATACCTCTGGTGATGATGTTTCACTTCCAGATGAGAGAGGGTTGGAGTCAGCCATTTATGTTTCTTCTGAAAACCGGATTGGGAGTAGATTGACTTCTTCTTTAGGTTTCCGATTGACCAATTTTCGTAACCAGGGAGCTTCCGATGTCTATGTATATCAGGAAAATCAACCAAAGAGCCATGCAACAATAGTCGATACACTGCGAGCCAATACGAAAGAGAATGTGAAAAGCTACTGGAGGCTATTACCTAGAGGTACTTTGAAGTTTCAATTGGGAGAGAACTCATCTACCAAGTTGAGTTACACCAGTTCTATTCAATACATGCACTTGTTGTCCAATACTACGTCTCCTTCTTCGTCAGATGCTTGGGTAATGAGTGGATACAACATTCTGCCCACTTTTATGCAGCAGTACACTACTGGTATATATCGGTACTTTCCTTTGATTGATATGAATGCCTCTGTTGAGTTGTATTATAGGAATTCTGAAGATGTGGTTGAGTACAAGAATGGAGCGAACTTGGTTTTCAATCAAACAGTAGAAACAGAGTTGATCTATGGTTCAGAAAGAGCCTATGGGGTGGAGTTTTTTGTAAAGAAGACTTTTGGTAGATGGACGGGTTGGGCTGGATATACCTTGTCCAAAGTTGAGAGGAAGTTTGAAAACAAGTTTGAAGAGTTGGAAATCAATGAAGGAAACTATTATCCTTCTGATTATGATCGGACACATGATTTTGCACTGACAGTTGTTTTTGAGATGAACAAGCGTTGGTCAATTTCTTCCAACTTTGTGTACTACACAGGACGGCCGTATTCGTTTCCAGACTCTAAATATGAGATAGACGGGATATTGGTGCCTAATTACCCAGATCGAAACCATGACAGATTGAGTAATTATCACCGCTTAGATCTGGCAGCTACCTATCAAATCAGTCCGTACAAGAAATCAGGAGAAAAGAGAAAGTATGAATCGGACTTGGTGTTTTCTGTATATAACCTCTATGGTAGGAAAAATACACAAGCCTACTTTTTTACAGCAGATGAAGACAATCCTAATCAATCTTCTACTCAGAAATTGTCTGTTTTGGCTTTCCCTGTTCCTTCAATCACATACAATTTTAGGTTTTGA
- a CDS encoding DUF4249 domain-containing protein gives MKFTQYIRLIVVGVLWSLAGCIEPVSLELGSGQSDFVVFGWLTNQDEQYQISLTKSNGFNDREAYPLVNDAQVYVYSGSGARYRFVEEKNSGIYFPEDDGFIGEVGESYLLYVIVEEDTLVSTTEYLMPLPKIDSSFVSFVVDPSRFEVQENQANYYVSAMIQDQPNVRNYFRWKVYVNGVLRNTPSELVLFDDLFLDGNRFRVDANNVLFKKGDSVSVVQYSLSEQAYNYYVQLKGQTDNSTLTPNAKPSILEGNISSLSSPEIQVFGYFGASEAQVVSGIQQ, from the coding sequence ATGAAGTTTACCCAATACATAAGGTTGATTGTTGTCGGAGTGTTATGGTCTCTTGCAGGATGCATTGAACCTGTTTCGCTGGAGTTAGGTTCTGGTCAATCCGATTTTGTGGTTTTTGGATGGTTGACCAATCAGGATGAGCAATACCAAATTAGTTTGACGAAAAGTAATGGGTTTAATGACAGGGAAGCTTACCCCCTGGTTAATGATGCGCAGGTATATGTTTACTCAGGATCTGGAGCTAGATATCGTTTTGTGGAAGAGAAGAATTCGGGTATATACTTTCCTGAAGATGATGGATTCATAGGTGAAGTAGGAGAGAGTTACCTCTTGTATGTGATCGTTGAGGAAGATACTTTAGTATCTACGACAGAGTATCTTATGCCCCTACCAAAAATTGATTCCTCATTTGTCAGTTTCGTTGTGGACCCTAGTCGTTTTGAGGTACAGGAGAATCAAGCAAATTACTATGTGTCTGCGATGATCCAAGATCAACCTAATGTTAGGAATTATTTCAGATGGAAAGTGTATGTCAACGGTGTCTTGAGGAATACACCCTCAGAGTTGGTTCTCTTTGATGATTTGTTTTTGGATGGCAATAGGTTCCGAGTAGATGCCAACAATGTGCTGTTTAAGAAGGGAGACTCCGTCAGTGTGGTTCAATATTCCTTGTCAGAGCAGGCATATAACTATTATGTACAACTCAAGGGTCAAACAGATAATAGTACGCTGACACCAAACGCAAAACCAAGTATACTAGAAGGAAATATTAGTAGTCTGAGTTCTCCTGAAATCCAAGTGTTTGGATATTTTGGAGCTTCTGAGGCTCAAGTTGTTTCAGGAATCCAGCAGTAG